From a single Maylandia zebra isolate NMK-2024a linkage group LG3, Mzebra_GT3a, whole genome shotgun sequence genomic region:
- the si:cabz01007807.1 gene encoding uncharacterized protein si:cabz01007807.1 isoform X1 gives MREDAAENIEGGDEHGEATTSEAASGERRRSIAELQNMLKRVPQSPFHNRYKGGEWSDVTDNVEPQTNGVNGSSSRMNPFYAYYLENKGDITEDKRKKTSESVDCDSLFVSPPDFQSDLPSENRTEENGGMFPEPKNNLFKSQNDNNDQDLFHRSAPSHNATVNGFHDVTLNSPNLFKATPAQGQNLSKSFPTRSSDLFKGEEDYLFQADKKEDLFETAWAKKADPFDKAASTFVDPFTSPLNKEDDLFQTPKSTVANPFYTATEKADDLFQSPQPFYTAPTKETDLFQADSTKKDKQDTKEKELVGLSFKEDLSAFSTSSTNSVDPFASPITKDLFQDVSSLGDPFGSTPFTKYDPFQDVSSGTPDIFQRLPSQRRASKNIASDSSYSSLNSPSELKLDVPDASSSHVFKKSKAPPPVPPKPFQKPQEITLTTPRGTKHDILQPTPIIQAGDLSDSPSQSPSRMSNMQSFKRPPKPLPRTRHRRPERPPQPEKPLKPEMAPQLESPSEPEPSVPKVSPKPSFKNLKPITRRKQKTPEMKPVEPENYVVFEDILFIGQERCVEDWPDDSPQLDPNFKPSGTLRLRRESLKAMADSDGGSSEDGSHSKSKKKNKAFRMSHLSRRGSKSKSPDVINNGKSNTLPLTSKASKEQFSELQMSAGEFEDNKEMDYKKKSVKPKVGHLFRRPSANSPVLEEKDLNGHSLYASKGAALEQSSGEEEEEGETHGEKTKKLLKVKFVPRRGFVIAPVKTNDDSKGAHGYTPHKGSKEKSHDGAFGAHGYTPDKKTSWCAEELENEELNEMEDCKPKKAKPKPPLPVPRKAKTANGQSELIGFSYHTPRHASSNVFAEDYTTDRDFTSPGEMYDEDKQDEVDFYKPKKASKLQKSPKKVPKKLKHKNKATHAESEDPPGAGDYLSEAARAEWRAAQMDEQALAANENEDEDGDTDSLMEWWNTVEQWDEVASDDEEIVMKDESKSFTILADKVHRGLRVFNKVFTERAEVLWQDIIKLHAIADDINEFHQKAKIAGITGGTTTAVGGVTAIAGLALAPFTFGASLVITAIGVGVATAGGITSASAAISDNVNNMQDQKKVEIVLQEYETHLLDINKILHFVNEGLYKLRGHPFLRSGTQHYSEDWEIRRAVQIISLVDSPVMRATEMTDGAVAAVQGLFEGMDKFFTKDSRELKKSCKKEMVARLKEVAAVLNDTIVELNTFREELQEATGSI, from the exons ACGAATGGAGTCAATGGGAGTTCTTCCAGGATGAACCCTTTCTATGCATATTACTTG GAAAACAAAGGTGACATaacagaggacaaaagaaagaaaacttcgGAGAGCGTCGACTGTGATTCCCTTTTTGTGTCTCCACCTGACTTTCAGAGCGATCTTCCCTCTGAAAATAGGACTGAGGAAAATGGAGGCATGTTTCCTGAACCCAAGAACAACCTGTTCAAAAGCCAAAATGACAACAATGACCAAGACCTCTTCCACAGATCAGCACCAAGTCATAATGCAACTGTTAATGGTTTTCATGATGTGACCCTGAACTCTCCAAACTTATTTAAAGCAACTCCGGCTCAGGGGCAGAACCTCTCTAAGAGTTTTCCAACCAGAAGCTCTGACCTCTTTAAAGGCGAAGAGGACTATCTTTTCCAGGCTGATAAAAAGGAAGATTTGTTCGAAACTGCATGGGCTAAGAAGGCGGACCCTTTTGATAAAGCTGCCAGTACATTTGTAGACCCATTCACATCTCCTTTAAATAAGGAGGATGATTTGTTCCAGACTCCAAAATCTACTGTGGCAAATCCATTTTATACTGCCACTGAGAAGGCGGATGATCTGTTTCAGTCACCACAGCCATTTTACACAGCCCCAACCAAAGAAACTGATTTATTTCAGGCAGATTCaacaaagaaagacaaacaagaTACTAAAGAGAAGGAACTTGTTGGCTTGTCTTTTAAAGAAGACTTGAGTGCGTTTTCCACTTCATCGACGAATTCAGTTGATCCATTCGCAAGCCCGATCACAAAGGATTTATTCCAAGATGTCTCCAGTTTGGGTGACCCATTTGGTTCCACTCCCTTTACAAAATATGACCCTTTCCAGGATGTTTCTAGTGGGACCCCAGACATTTTTCAGCGACTTCCATCACAGAGAAGGGCCTCCAAAAATATTGCCTCAGATTCCTCATACTCTTCTCTTAACAGTCCTTCAGAATTGAAATTGGATGTGCCAGACGCATCATCTtcacatgtatttaaaaaatcaaaagctCCGCCACCAGTTCCACCAAAGCCTTTCCAAAAGCCACAAGAGATTACCTTGACAACTCCTCGGGGAACCAAGCATGACATTCTTCAGCCGACCCCCATCATTCAGGCCGGGGATCTGTCTGACTCGCCCAGCCAATCTCCAAGTAGAATGAGCAAC ATGCAGTCTTTTAAACGTCCGCCGAAGCCGCTTCCTCGAACTCGACATCGAAGGCCAGAACGGCCACCACAGCCAGAAAAGCCACTAAAACCAGAAATGGCACCACAGCTGGAATCCCCT AGTGAACCTGAACCAAGCGTACCGAAGGTCTCTCCCAAACCATCCTTCAAAAATCTAAAACCGATTACTCGCCGTAAACAAAAAACTCCG GAAATGAAACCAGTGGAGCCTGAGAACTATGTTGTCTTTGAAGACATCCTGTTTATTGGGCAG GAAAGGTGTGTGGAAGACTGGCCTGATGACAGTCCTCAGCTAGACCCAAACTTCAAACCT tCAGGAACACTGAGACTGCGAAGGGAGTCGCTGAAG gCAATGGCCGATTCTGATGGAGGAAGTAGTGAAGATGGGAGTCACAGCAAGAGCAAG AAAAAGAACAAGGCATTCAGAATGTCCCACTTGTCCAGGAGAGGGTCAAAG AGCAAATCTCCCGATGTCATAAATAATGGGAAGAGCAACACGCTGCCCCTCACGAGTAAAGCGTCCAAG gaacAGTTTTCAGAGCTGCAAATGTCTGCAGGAGAGTTTGAAGATAACAAGGAGATGGACTACAAA AAGAAAAGTGTGAAGCCAAAGGTTGGTCACCTGTTTAGGAGACCATCTGCCAATTCCCCTGTGCTGGAGGAAAAGGACTTGAATGGACATTCACTTTATGCATCAAAG GGGGCAGCTTTGGAGCAAAGTAGTggtgaagaggaggaagaaggggaAACTCATGGAGAG AAAACCAAAAAGTTATTGAAAGTAAAGTTTGTGCCACGCAGAGGATTCGTCATTGCTCCAGTTAAG ACAAATGATGATTCAAAGGGAGCTCATGGTTATACACCTCATAAAGGCTCAAAG GAGAAATCACATGACGGAGCTTTTGGTGCACATGGCTACACACCTGATAAGAAG ACCAGCTGGTGTGCAGAGGAGCTAGAAAATGAAGAGCTAAATGAAATGGAGGACTGCAAACCg aaaaaagcaaaacctaAACCTCCCCTTCCTGTGCCACGAAAAGCTAAGACAGCCAATGGACAGAGTGAACTAATCGGATTCAGCTACCACACACCCCGGCATGCATCAAGT AATGTGTTTGCTGAGGACTACACGACAGACAGAGATTTCACGAGTCCCGGAGAGATGTATGATGAAGATAAACAGGATGAAGTGGACTTCTACAAACCG AAAAAGGCCTCAAAACTTCAAAAGTCGCCCAAAAAAGTCcccaaaaaactgaaacataag AACAAAGCCACACATGCAGAGAGTGAAGATCCACCAGGAGCTGGTGACTACCTATCAGAGGCTGCTAGG GCAGAGTGGCGGGCTGCTCAGATGGATGAGCAGGCTTTGGCAGCTAATGAGAATGAAGATGAGGATGGG GACACTGATAGTTTGATGGAGTGGTGGAACACAGTGGAGC AATGGGACGAGGTGGCATCAGACGATGAGGAGATAGTCATGAAAGATGAATCAAA GTCGTTCACCATATTGGCAGACAAGGTTCATCGAGGCCTGCGTGTATTCAACAAGGTCTTCACAGAGCGAGCCGAGGTCCTTTGGCAGGACATCATCAAGCTCCACGCCATTGCTGACGACATCAACGAGTTCCACCAGAAAGCCAAGattgctgggatcactggtggcACCACCACAGCTGTGGGCGGTGTGACAGCTATTGCTGGTTTAGCTCTGGCACCCTTCACTTTTGGCGCCTCTCTGGTAATTACAGCTATAGGTGTGGGTGTGGCGACAGCTGGAGGAATAACTTCGGCCTCTGCAGCCATCTCGGACAATGTTAACAACATGCAGGACCAGAAGAAG GTTGAGATAGTGCTGCAAGAGTATGAGactcacctgctggacatcaacAAAATCCTCCACTTTGTCAATGAGGGCTTGTACAAACTGCGAGGCCATCCGTTTCTCAGGTCTGGAACCCAGCATTACTCAGAGGACTGGGAGATCCGCAGGGCCGTCCAAATAATAAGCTTGGTCGACTCCCCCGTGATGCGAGCGACGGAAATGACTGACGGAGCGGTGGCCGCAGTGCAAGGACTCTTTGAAGGCATGGATAAGTTCTTCACCAAGGACTCCAGGGAGCTGAAGAAAAGCTGCAAGAAGGAGATGGTAGCTAGACTAAAAGAAGTTGCAGCCGTGCTCAATGACACAATAGTGGAACTTAACACCTTCAGAGAGGAGCTTCAGGAGGCCACTGGAAGTATTTGA
- the si:cabz01007807.1 gene encoding uncharacterized protein si:cabz01007807.1 isoform X2, whose protein sequence is MREDAAENIEGGDEHGEATTSEAASGERRRSIAELQNMLKRVPQSPFHNRYKGGEWSDVTDNVEPQTNGVNGSSSRMNPFYAYYLENKGDITEDKRKKTSESVDCDSLFVSPPDFQSDLPSENRTEENGGMFPEPKNNLFKSQNDNNDQDLFHRSAPSHNATVNGFHDVTLNSPNLFKATPAQGQNLSKSFPTRSSDLFKGEEDYLFQADKKEDLFETAWAKKADPFDKAASTFVDPFTSPLNKEDDLFQTPKSTVANPFYTATEKADDLFQSPQPFYTAPTKETDLFQADSTKKDKQDTKEKELVGLSFKEDLSAFSTSSTNSVDPFASPITKDLFQDVSSLGDPFGSTPFTKYDPFQDVSSGTPDIFQRLPSQRRASKNIASDSSYSSLNSPSELKLDVPDASSSHVFKKSKAPPPVPPKPFQKPQEITLTTPRGTKHDILQPTPIIQAGDLSDSPSQSPSRMSNMQSFKRPPKPLPRTRHRRPERPPQPEKPLKPEMAPQLESPSEPEPSVPKVSPKPSFKNLKPITRRKQKTPEMKPVEPENYVVFEDILFIGQERCVEDWPDDSPQLDPNFKPSGTLRLRRESLKAMADSDGGSSEDGSHSKSKKKNKAFRMSHLSRRGSKSKSPDVINNGKSNTLPLTSKASKEQFSELQMSAGEFEDNKEMDYKKSVKPKVGHLFRRPSANSPVLEEKDLNGHSLYASKGAALEQSSGEEEEEGETHGEKTKKLLKVKFVPRRGFVIAPVKTNDDSKGAHGYTPHKGSKEKSHDGAFGAHGYTPDKKTSWCAEELENEELNEMEDCKPKKAKPKPPLPVPRKAKTANGQSELIGFSYHTPRHASSNVFAEDYTTDRDFTSPGEMYDEDKQDEVDFYKPKKASKLQKSPKKVPKKLKHKNKATHAESEDPPGAGDYLSEAARAEWRAAQMDEQALAANENEDEDGDTDSLMEWWNTVEQWDEVASDDEEIVMKDESKSFTILADKVHRGLRVFNKVFTERAEVLWQDIIKLHAIADDINEFHQKAKIAGITGGTTTAVGGVTAIAGLALAPFTFGASLVITAIGVGVATAGGITSASAAISDNVNNMQDQKKVEIVLQEYETHLLDINKILHFVNEGLYKLRGHPFLRSGTQHYSEDWEIRRAVQIISLVDSPVMRATEMTDGAVAAVQGLFEGMDKFFTKDSRELKKSCKKEMVARLKEVAAVLNDTIVELNTFREELQEATGSI, encoded by the exons ACGAATGGAGTCAATGGGAGTTCTTCCAGGATGAACCCTTTCTATGCATATTACTTG GAAAACAAAGGTGACATaacagaggacaaaagaaagaaaacttcgGAGAGCGTCGACTGTGATTCCCTTTTTGTGTCTCCACCTGACTTTCAGAGCGATCTTCCCTCTGAAAATAGGACTGAGGAAAATGGAGGCATGTTTCCTGAACCCAAGAACAACCTGTTCAAAAGCCAAAATGACAACAATGACCAAGACCTCTTCCACAGATCAGCACCAAGTCATAATGCAACTGTTAATGGTTTTCATGATGTGACCCTGAACTCTCCAAACTTATTTAAAGCAACTCCGGCTCAGGGGCAGAACCTCTCTAAGAGTTTTCCAACCAGAAGCTCTGACCTCTTTAAAGGCGAAGAGGACTATCTTTTCCAGGCTGATAAAAAGGAAGATTTGTTCGAAACTGCATGGGCTAAGAAGGCGGACCCTTTTGATAAAGCTGCCAGTACATTTGTAGACCCATTCACATCTCCTTTAAATAAGGAGGATGATTTGTTCCAGACTCCAAAATCTACTGTGGCAAATCCATTTTATACTGCCACTGAGAAGGCGGATGATCTGTTTCAGTCACCACAGCCATTTTACACAGCCCCAACCAAAGAAACTGATTTATTTCAGGCAGATTCaacaaagaaagacaaacaagaTACTAAAGAGAAGGAACTTGTTGGCTTGTCTTTTAAAGAAGACTTGAGTGCGTTTTCCACTTCATCGACGAATTCAGTTGATCCATTCGCAAGCCCGATCACAAAGGATTTATTCCAAGATGTCTCCAGTTTGGGTGACCCATTTGGTTCCACTCCCTTTACAAAATATGACCCTTTCCAGGATGTTTCTAGTGGGACCCCAGACATTTTTCAGCGACTTCCATCACAGAGAAGGGCCTCCAAAAATATTGCCTCAGATTCCTCATACTCTTCTCTTAACAGTCCTTCAGAATTGAAATTGGATGTGCCAGACGCATCATCTtcacatgtatttaaaaaatcaaaagctCCGCCACCAGTTCCACCAAAGCCTTTCCAAAAGCCACAAGAGATTACCTTGACAACTCCTCGGGGAACCAAGCATGACATTCTTCAGCCGACCCCCATCATTCAGGCCGGGGATCTGTCTGACTCGCCCAGCCAATCTCCAAGTAGAATGAGCAAC ATGCAGTCTTTTAAACGTCCGCCGAAGCCGCTTCCTCGAACTCGACATCGAAGGCCAGAACGGCCACCACAGCCAGAAAAGCCACTAAAACCAGAAATGGCACCACAGCTGGAATCCCCT AGTGAACCTGAACCAAGCGTACCGAAGGTCTCTCCCAAACCATCCTTCAAAAATCTAAAACCGATTACTCGCCGTAAACAAAAAACTCCG GAAATGAAACCAGTGGAGCCTGAGAACTATGTTGTCTTTGAAGACATCCTGTTTATTGGGCAG GAAAGGTGTGTGGAAGACTGGCCTGATGACAGTCCTCAGCTAGACCCAAACTTCAAACCT tCAGGAACACTGAGACTGCGAAGGGAGTCGCTGAAG gCAATGGCCGATTCTGATGGAGGAAGTAGTGAAGATGGGAGTCACAGCAAGAGCAAG AAAAAGAACAAGGCATTCAGAATGTCCCACTTGTCCAGGAGAGGGTCAAAG AGCAAATCTCCCGATGTCATAAATAATGGGAAGAGCAACACGCTGCCCCTCACGAGTAAAGCGTCCAAG gaacAGTTTTCAGAGCTGCAAATGTCTGCAGGAGAGTTTGAAGATAACAAGGAGATGGACTACAAA AAAAGTGTGAAGCCAAAGGTTGGTCACCTGTTTAGGAGACCATCTGCCAATTCCCCTGTGCTGGAGGAAAAGGACTTGAATGGACATTCACTTTATGCATCAAAG GGGGCAGCTTTGGAGCAAAGTAGTggtgaagaggaggaagaaggggaAACTCATGGAGAG AAAACCAAAAAGTTATTGAAAGTAAAGTTTGTGCCACGCAGAGGATTCGTCATTGCTCCAGTTAAG ACAAATGATGATTCAAAGGGAGCTCATGGTTATACACCTCATAAAGGCTCAAAG GAGAAATCACATGACGGAGCTTTTGGTGCACATGGCTACACACCTGATAAGAAG ACCAGCTGGTGTGCAGAGGAGCTAGAAAATGAAGAGCTAAATGAAATGGAGGACTGCAAACCg aaaaaagcaaaacctaAACCTCCCCTTCCTGTGCCACGAAAAGCTAAGACAGCCAATGGACAGAGTGAACTAATCGGATTCAGCTACCACACACCCCGGCATGCATCAAGT AATGTGTTTGCTGAGGACTACACGACAGACAGAGATTTCACGAGTCCCGGAGAGATGTATGATGAAGATAAACAGGATGAAGTGGACTTCTACAAACCG AAAAAGGCCTCAAAACTTCAAAAGTCGCCCAAAAAAGTCcccaaaaaactgaaacataag AACAAAGCCACACATGCAGAGAGTGAAGATCCACCAGGAGCTGGTGACTACCTATCAGAGGCTGCTAGG GCAGAGTGGCGGGCTGCTCAGATGGATGAGCAGGCTTTGGCAGCTAATGAGAATGAAGATGAGGATGGG GACACTGATAGTTTGATGGAGTGGTGGAACACAGTGGAGC AATGGGACGAGGTGGCATCAGACGATGAGGAGATAGTCATGAAAGATGAATCAAA GTCGTTCACCATATTGGCAGACAAGGTTCATCGAGGCCTGCGTGTATTCAACAAGGTCTTCACAGAGCGAGCCGAGGTCCTTTGGCAGGACATCATCAAGCTCCACGCCATTGCTGACGACATCAACGAGTTCCACCAGAAAGCCAAGattgctgggatcactggtggcACCACCACAGCTGTGGGCGGTGTGACAGCTATTGCTGGTTTAGCTCTGGCACCCTTCACTTTTGGCGCCTCTCTGGTAATTACAGCTATAGGTGTGGGTGTGGCGACAGCTGGAGGAATAACTTCGGCCTCTGCAGCCATCTCGGACAATGTTAACAACATGCAGGACCAGAAGAAG GTTGAGATAGTGCTGCAAGAGTATGAGactcacctgctggacatcaacAAAATCCTCCACTTTGTCAATGAGGGCTTGTACAAACTGCGAGGCCATCCGTTTCTCAGGTCTGGAACCCAGCATTACTCAGAGGACTGGGAGATCCGCAGGGCCGTCCAAATAATAAGCTTGGTCGACTCCCCCGTGATGCGAGCGACGGAAATGACTGACGGAGCGGTGGCCGCAGTGCAAGGACTCTTTGAAGGCATGGATAAGTTCTTCACCAAGGACTCCAGGGAGCTGAAGAAAAGCTGCAAGAAGGAGATGGTAGCTAGACTAAAAGAAGTTGCAGCCGTGCTCAATGACACAATAGTGGAACTTAACACCTTCAGAGAGGAGCTTCAGGAGGCCACTGGAAGTATTTGA